In one window of Candidatus Scalindua sp. DNA:
- the ftsY gene encoding signal recognition particle-docking protein FtsY, which translates to MGWFSKKKSGLSKEKKTENRSLSSFQRLKNSLEKTRSKLSSKFKNIVSFRKKINTAVLDEIEEILLESDVGVGPTTRIVQEIRDAWQAKEIEDTSDVYDFLKNKLKEGLKGWDISLNISSVSPTVIIVAGINGAGKTTSIAKIANIFIKQGKKVMLSASDTFRAAAAEQLDIWSKRIGSDIVKHQTGADPAAVTFDALDACLKRKADVLIVDTAGRLHTHDNLMKELSKIKRVISSKIANAPHEVLMVLDATTGQNAISQAKLFKDAVGITGIILSKLDGTAKGGVILGMRDEIDIPVKFIGIGEGADDIQVFDGDQFVDALFDA; encoded by the coding sequence ATGGGTTGGTTTTCAAAAAAAAAATCTGGTCTATCCAAAGAAAAGAAAACGGAAAATAGATCACTGTCATCTTTCCAGAGACTGAAGAACAGTCTTGAGAAGACACGCAGTAAACTATCTTCAAAGTTTAAGAACATTGTTTCATTCAGAAAAAAGATTAACACAGCGGTCCTCGATGAAATAGAAGAGATACTGCTTGAATCTGATGTGGGAGTCGGCCCTACGACGAGGATCGTTCAGGAAATCAGAGACGCCTGGCAGGCCAAAGAGATTGAAGACACCTCTGATGTGTATGATTTCTTGAAAAATAAATTAAAGGAGGGTCTTAAGGGGTGGGATATTTCCTTAAATATTTCGTCTGTTTCACCAACAGTGATCATAGTTGCGGGCATCAACGGTGCTGGTAAAACGACCTCAATTGCTAAAATTGCCAATATATTTATAAAACAGGGTAAGAAAGTTATGCTGTCAGCCAGCGATACTTTCCGTGCTGCTGCTGCGGAACAGCTTGATATCTGGAGTAAAAGAATCGGCTCTGATATTGTAAAACATCAGACAGGTGCAGATCCTGCTGCAGTCACGTTTGATGCACTTGATGCATGTTTGAAAAGAAAAGCAGATGTTTTGATCGTAGATACGGCAGGCCGTTTACATACTCATGATAATTTGATGAAAGAGTTGTCAAAGATTAAGCGGGTGATATCCAGCAAAATTGCGAATGCACCGCACGAAGTCCTCATGGTCCTGGATGCTACCACGGGGCAGAATGCGATATCGCAGGCGAAACTTTTCAAAGATGCGGTTGGTATTACGGGTATCATTTTATCAAAGCTGGATGGTACAGCCAAGGGCGGTGTAATCCTGGGTATGCGTGATGAGATAGATATACCGGTAAAATTCATTGGTATTGGTGAAGGTGCAGATGATATCCAGGTATTTGATGGAGATCAGTTCGTAGATGCTTTATTTGATGCGTGA
- a CDS encoding DUF362 domain-containing protein has product MKKNISRRTFLKTGAAIGAGLYGLAYLGSIERPEPLKKLKENALKKKLVVVHGDYTRCNTGKIDDEGSTIKEMVRRGVRALGSLDKLISQGDRVIIKPNIAWDRRPEFAVNTNPFVVAALIELCKEAGAGSIRVLDHTCSSNPKPSYLNSGIEKASFEAGADVRFVNQSLFRNITIPGGKVLRSWSFYEELIHQDDIDVLINVPIAKQHGTSRLSMALKNTLGMVGGNRGALHKDIHPKIADLNRVVKVDLTVLDAFRTLRRHGPTGGRLEDVDNSFETARRIVISTDPVAVDSYGATLFGLRGEDIGFIHESHEAELGEIDFMANGFEEITV; this is encoded by the coding sequence ATGAAAAAGAATATTTCGAGAAGGACATTTCTGAAAACCGGCGCTGCCATCGGAGCAGGTCTTTATGGATTGGCATATCTTGGTTCAATTGAAAGACCAGAACCTTTAAAGAAATTAAAGGAAAATGCATTAAAAAAGAAGCTGGTTGTCGTACACGGTGATTATACCAGATGCAATACCGGCAAAATAGATGATGAAGGTTCCACCATAAAGGAAATGGTGCGAAGGGGTGTCCGTGCTCTTGGATCCCTTGATAAACTGATTTCTCAAGGAGACAGGGTCATCATCAAACCGAATATTGCGTGGGACAGGAGACCTGAATTTGCGGTCAACACAAATCCATTTGTAGTTGCCGCGTTAATTGAGCTGTGTAAAGAGGCTGGTGCGGGCAGCATAAGGGTCCTCGATCATACCTGCTCTTCGAATCCGAAACCTTCATACCTGAATAGCGGGATTGAAAAAGCATCATTTGAAGCAGGTGCAGACGTAAGATTTGTCAATCAGAGTTTATTTAGAAATATAACCATACCGGGCGGTAAGGTCCTCCGCTCATGGTCATTTTATGAAGAGTTGATACACCAGGATGACATTGATGTCTTAATCAATGTACCCATTGCAAAACAGCATGGTACTTCCCGTTTATCCATGGCACTGAAAAACACATTGGGGATGGTAGGGGGAAACAGGGGTGCTCTGCATAAAGACATACATCCTAAAATAGCCGATCTTAATAGAGTTGTCAAAGTTGATCTTACCGTGCTTGATGCATTCAGGACGTTAAGGCGGCACGGACCAACCGGCGGAAGATTGGAAGATGTCGATAACTCCTTTGAAACTGCAAGAAGAATCGTCATCAGCACTGATCCTGTTGCAGTGGATTCGTATGGTGCCACCCTGTTCGGATTGAGAGGAGAGGACATCGGTTTTATACATGAGTCACATGAAGCAGAATTGGGAGAGATTGACTTCATGGCAAATGGTTTTGAAGAAATAACGGTTTAG
- a CDS encoding DUF1566 domain-containing protein, whose protein sequence is MLILAAVVVLSSVSSFLEKTYAEEADEKKTCQLGEPAKEKVPFSKGDEPHMIPVYLRSSHKALNNTEVKTMLKEYNFFSTDSNIDGNFDNDYAGKRVHGVNVVIDRATGLMWDKSGSARFMSWKDAREWINDLNHSMYGGYSDWRLPTAEEAASLLESGKKYGGLYIDPIFDRRQPYIWTADTREGSGGGIALSVYFDDAKIRWDETNSINRNFVRPVRTDR, encoded by the coding sequence GTGCTTATTCTCGCTGCTGTTGTTGTTCTGTCCTCTGTTTCTTCATTTCTTGAAAAGACATATGCTGAAGAAGCTGATGAGAAAAAAACATGCCAATTGGGAGAACCCGCGAAAGAAAAGGTCCCCTTCTCAAAAGGTGATGAACCGCATATGATACCTGTTTATTTACGGTCTTCCCATAAGGCTTTAAATAATACTGAAGTAAAAACGATGTTGAAGGAGTACAATTTTTTTTCAACGGATTCAAATATTGACGGGAATTTTGACAATGATTATGCAGGCAAGAGAGTGCATGGTGTTAACGTTGTCATCGACCGTGCAACAGGTTTGATGTGGGATAAATCCGGATCGGCCAGGTTCATGAGCTGGAAAGATGCCAGGGAGTGGATAAATGATTTAAATCACAGTATGTATGGAGGTTACAGCGACTGGAGATTACCAACTGCAGAAGAAGCTGCATCATTATTGGAGTCCGGAAAGAAATATGGGGGACTGTACATAGACCCCATCTTTGACAGGAGGCAACCCTATATCTGGACAGCTGATACCAGAGAGGGATCGGGTGGCGGTATTGCGTTAAGTGTTTATTTTGACGATGCAAAGATTCGCTGGGATGAAACAAACTCCATTAACCGTAATTTTGTTCGTCCGGTTCGAACAGACAGATAA
- a CDS encoding SPFH domain-containing protein: MVKFLARFLAKNFVPIIIVVAIIVIVTTFRFCIIKVGIDQVGVRTVIWGVKRGVVQKDYSPGWHRYIRKAEYWDLFDGTVQTLNLTREARNKEGVMESKEIPIRTADDYDVTVDIIVKYQIAKGQAHKIRQEIGAGERYKQFVENETKDVARNILGKMSEKDLYDPEEKRKRGSEAKKLLSYRLKSRCNVEVIDWLILDMRFDPQLERKIKNIKLAGLEELLNIAKTKAAEERGITQTIDASTEALAQKIQSDKEGTKVTLKADIETKVTEIVATADKFRVEKVAEGNNYKHIRIALGKLLIEKAKAEGERMRREAMTGLGGDLIVALEAARNINLNDIIVSTRDVDLLNIAEMVRKLGGNLDTDIVLRSTGLGEDHRKQSDISTILKLSEELERDIKDAIPKRYDLDKLENEIQDNAEAGGATQGKLPETHGTQGESPQTPSEPRESLTPKSKNPLSQTPGEMDLDSEWKGFTKEYQISQ; the protein is encoded by the coding sequence ATGGTAAAGTTTCTTGCCAGGTTTTTGGCCAAAAATTTTGTTCCAATAATTATCGTGGTAGCCATAATTGTCATTGTTACCACTTTTAGGTTTTGCATAATCAAGGTTGGGATTGATCAGGTTGGTGTGAGAACGGTGATATGGGGTGTTAAGCGAGGTGTTGTTCAAAAAGACTATAGCCCTGGTTGGCACAGATATATCAGGAAAGCAGAGTATTGGGACCTGTTTGATGGCACCGTACAGACCCTTAATTTGACCAGGGAGGCTCGTAACAAAGAGGGAGTTATGGAATCTAAGGAGATACCAATCAGGACTGCGGATGACTACGATGTTACCGTTGACATTATCGTTAAATATCAGATAGCCAAGGGACAGGCGCACAAGATCCGCCAGGAGATAGGAGCGGGTGAAAGATATAAGCAGTTTGTGGAAAACGAAACCAAAGACGTAGCCAGAAACATTCTGGGTAAGATGAGTGAAAAAGATCTTTATGATCCTGAGGAGAAACGAAAAAGGGGCTCAGAGGCGAAAAAGCTCCTCTCATATCGGCTTAAATCACGTTGTAATGTTGAAGTTATCGATTGGCTCATTCTTGATATGAGATTTGACCCACAGCTGGAGAGAAAGATTAAGAATATTAAACTTGCGGGGTTGGAAGAGTTATTAAATATCGCAAAGACAAAGGCTGCAGAGGAGCGTGGTATTACCCAGACGATAGATGCCAGCACAGAGGCACTTGCACAAAAAATACAGTCTGACAAAGAGGGAACAAAGGTTACATTGAAAGCAGACATTGAAACCAAGGTTACCGAGATTGTAGCTACAGCAGACAAGTTTCGCGTTGAAAAAGTGGCTGAGGGCAACAACTATAAACATATCCGGATAGCTCTGGGGAAACTGCTCATTGAAAAGGCAAAGGCCGAAGGTGAAAGGATGAGGAGAGAGGCCATGACGGGTTTAGGCGGAGACCTGATTGTTGCATTAGAAGCTGCACGCAACATTAACCTGAATGATATCATTGTCTCAACCAGAGATGTTGATTTACTGAATATAGCTGAGATGGTAAGAAAACTGGGAGGAAACCTGGACACAGATATAGTGCTTAGGTCAACGGGTCTAGGGGAGGATCATAGAAAGCAATCAGATATATCCACTATATTGAAACTTTCTGAAGAGCTCGAAAGGGATATTAAGGATGCAATACCGAAACGCTATGATCTAGATAAACTAGAAAATGAGATTCAGGATAATGCAGAGGCAGGAGGTGCGACGCAGGGCAAGTTACCTGAAACTCATGGAACGCAGGGCGAAAGCCCTCAAACCCCAAGTGAACCTAGAGAGTCCCTTACACCAAAATCAAAAAATCCTCTATCCCAGACCCCAGGTGAGATGGACCTGGATTCAGAATGGAAAGGTTTTACGAAGGAGTATCAGATCTCTCAATAA
- a CDS encoding SPFH domain-containing protein, translated as MDKNFKPKAKKKNRFTNKLFVFLIPIIVIIVIVLIVGGRRLTWKDVGADEVAVIINNITGKIKTINRAGAVIYYPYVHDLYILDKTEQLIPMTSANISKDYPEGNSVILKTRDGGDISLDLIIHFRLIPELANQVVQDTGTGDLFKEKWIFDYAKTICRYVFGELTLDEFPDSTKRENKSSKSQEVLNELLNEHGILVTTIDFIDYRYYREYAEKIQERRLADKEVEEQTRRQRAAQRNQERVVTEETKKLDVTISRFQGELDRLEIEAKAKAHQLMSQGVEYLVKAELDGDAEYEKLLKEAETILATKKAEAEGLLALRNALEGAGGLNLVKLEYAKRLISAQVKGTPVLQSDMSIPQIRMKEVIKEQISEVEPEPLFDQLTNPGDSEGQAKEEGTHLEGFPTGQTDGHSK; from the coding sequence ATGGATAAGAACTTTAAGCCTAAAGCCAAAAAGAAAAACCGTTTTACGAACAAACTCTTTGTTTTTTTAATCCCCATCATTGTGATCATAGTAATCGTCCTTATCGTGGGGGGTCGCAGATTGACATGGAAGGATGTTGGTGCAGACGAGGTTGCCGTTATCATCAATAACATCACCGGAAAAATAAAGACTATAAATCGCGCAGGTGCTGTTATTTATTATCCTTATGTGCACGACCTTTATATTCTCGATAAAACGGAACAACTCATCCCCATGACATCTGCAAACATATCAAAAGACTACCCTGAAGGAAATTCAGTAATCTTAAAGACCCGTGACGGTGGTGACATAAGCCTTGATTTAATCATACACTTCAGGCTCATTCCCGAATTAGCGAACCAAGTAGTCCAGGATACGGGTACAGGTGACTTATTTAAGGAAAAATGGATATTTGACTATGCAAAGACTATCTGCAGATATGTATTCGGTGAACTAACGCTGGATGAATTCCCCGATTCTACAAAAAGGGAAAATAAGTCATCCAAGTCGCAAGAGGTGTTAAATGAGCTTTTAAACGAACATGGTATCTTGGTTACCACGATTGACTTTATCGATTATCGATACTATCGGGAATACGCCGAGAAAATACAGGAAAGACGGCTTGCAGATAAAGAGGTTGAGGAGCAGACACGTAGACAACGGGCTGCTCAAAGAAACCAGGAGAGGGTCGTTACCGAGGAGACAAAGAAATTGGATGTCACCATATCCCGCTTCCAGGGTGAGCTGGACCGCTTAGAAATTGAGGCGAAGGCAAAGGCGCACCAATTGATGTCACAAGGGGTAGAATACCTTGTGAAGGCAGAGCTGGATGGTGATGCGGAATACGAGAAACTGTTGAAAGAGGCTGAAACAATCCTTGCCACCAAAAAGGCTGAGGCTGAAGGTCTGCTTGCCCTGCGAAATGCACTCGAAGGTGCGGGTGGACTTAATCTCGTAAAGCTGGAGTACGCAAAGAGATTGATTAGTGCACAGGTAAAGGGGACACCTGTTTTACAGAGTGACATGTCAATACCGCAAATCAGGATGAAAGAGGTTATTAAGGAACAGATCTCAGAAGTAGAACCTGAGCCTCTATTTGATCAATTGACGAATCCCGGGGATTCCGAAGGACAGGCAAAGGAAGAGGGAACTCATCTGGAAGGATTCCCCACGGGGCAGACAGACGGACATTCTAAGTAA